Proteins from a genomic interval of Diaphorobacter sp. HDW4A:
- a CDS encoding acyl-CoA dehydrogenase family protein — translation MHTDSTTPSPFALPDEVKSFCEVARRIVREELLPLEQEYLASDKHAYGVKETINLKNVFGEDVVKRLTKLSHDTGLWNLMVPEEHGGSGLSMLAQIAILEEFNYTPVPFPFANVPNILYQCKGEQIERFLKPVIRGEKTTCFAQTEPDAGSDPGGMMRTKAVRDGDDWVLNGTKMWISMAAESDIIMVQAVTDEEKRQRGGITMFLVDRNNPGMRIEECGIRTWLGPKPSQYVIHFDNCRVSSKDVLGEVGKGFTLGQRWLTIHDRLLRGPYALGKMQRALDMSVEWSKQRVTFGKPISERQAIQWKLVDMYIDLEALRTLTYSVAARADAGEDVRTEAALVKLVSTEWGARSVNEAIQVHGAMGESLELPLTLFYRYLRHAQIGGGTSEIQRVLIARKLLA, via the coding sequence ATGCATACCGACTCCACCACTCCCTCTCCTTTCGCATTGCCCGACGAAGTCAAGAGCTTCTGCGAAGTCGCGCGCCGCATCGTGCGCGAAGAACTTCTGCCGCTTGAGCAGGAATACCTCGCAAGCGACAAGCATGCCTACGGCGTGAAGGAAACGATCAATCTGAAGAACGTGTTCGGCGAAGACGTGGTCAAGCGCCTCACGAAGCTCTCGCACGACACGGGGCTGTGGAACCTCATGGTGCCCGAGGAGCATGGCGGCAGCGGTCTGTCCATGCTCGCGCAGATCGCGATCCTCGAAGAGTTCAACTACACGCCCGTGCCGTTTCCGTTCGCGAACGTGCCGAACATTCTCTATCAGTGCAAGGGTGAGCAGATCGAGCGCTTTCTGAAGCCGGTCATCCGTGGCGAGAAGACCACCTGCTTCGCGCAGACCGAGCCGGACGCAGGCTCCGACCCGGGCGGCATGATGCGCACCAAGGCGGTTCGCGACGGCGATGACTGGGTTCTGAACGGCACGAAGATGTGGATCTCGATGGCGGCAGAGTCCGACATCATCATGGTGCAGGCCGTGACCGACGAGGAAAAGCGCCAGCGCGGCGGCATCACCATGTTTCTGGTGGATCGCAACAATCCCGGCATGCGCATTGAAGAGTGCGGCATTCGCACCTGGCTCGGCCCCAAGCCATCCCAGTACGTGATCCATTTCGACAACTGCCGCGTCAGCAGCAAGGACGTGCTCGGTGAAGTCGGCAAGGGCTTCACGCTGGGACAACGCTGGCTCACCATCCACGACCGCCTGCTGCGCGGACCCTACGCGCTGGGCAAGATGCAGCGCGCACTCGACATGTCGGTCGAATGGTCCAAGCAGCGTGTCACCTTCGGCAAGCCGATCTCGGAACGTCAGGCCATCCAATGGAAACTGGTGGATATGTACATCGACCTCGAAGCGCTGCGCACGCTGACCTATTCGGTTGCGGCGCGTGCCGATGCGGGCGAGGACGTGCGCACCGAGGCCGCTCTCGTCAAGCTGGTGTCCACCGAGTGGGGCGCACGCAGCGTGAACGAAGCCATCCAGGTGCACGGCGCCATGGGTGAATCGCTCGAGCTGCCGCTGACGCTGTTCTACCGCTATCTGCGCCACGCGCAGATCGGCGGTGGCACCAGCGAAATCCAGCGCGTGCTGATCGCTCGCAAGTTGCTGGCGTAA
- a CDS encoding tripartite tricarboxylate transporter substrate binding protein, which produces MHPISRWARLAISASIALACGMIGAPGLAQAPYPQKTIEIVVPYPPGNAADVVARLISDRLGQRLGKPVIIQNRPGMSGGLGTQSVARAEPDGYTLLMGSTSFTLNPAVYAKLPYEMERDFAPVAVLTNGAGMLLIASPDLPANSVKELVELLRKDPERFNYAHIGRGSLQSLTMESFLATTGTKATAVSYKGSSQALTDLVGGRVDLMFDAPASSLAIVQSGKAKVLALSRVERSPLYPQLPSTRESGVPSLKDWNIYGWVGLLAPAKTPRPIVERLNKELMDIMHLPEVRKQVAEMKLEVVPPNSTAQAKEMLLADMRRWQEIATAAGMEKE; this is translated from the coding sequence ATGCATCCAATTTCGCGATGGGCGCGGCTTGCGATTTCAGCGAGCATTGCGCTGGCCTGTGGAATGATCGGCGCGCCGGGTCTGGCGCAGGCGCCGTATCCGCAGAAGACCATTGAGATCGTGGTTCCGTATCCGCCGGGAAATGCCGCCGATGTGGTCGCGCGGCTGATCTCGGATCGATTGGGGCAGCGCCTTGGCAAGCCGGTCATCATCCAGAACCGGCCCGGCATGTCGGGCGGGCTCGGCACGCAATCGGTGGCGCGGGCGGAACCCGACGGGTACACGTTGTTGATGGGGTCCACTTCGTTCACGCTCAATCCGGCCGTGTACGCCAAGCTGCCGTACGAGATGGAGCGCGATTTCGCGCCGGTGGCCGTTCTCACCAATGGCGCGGGCATGTTGCTGATCGCCTCGCCGGATCTGCCTGCCAACTCGGTCAAGGAACTGGTCGAACTGCTCAGGAAGGACCCGGAGCGCTTCAACTACGCGCACATCGGTCGCGGCTCGCTGCAGAGCCTGACGATGGAAAGCTTTCTGGCCACCACCGGAACCAAGGCCACGGCGGTCAGCTACAAGGGCAGCTCGCAGGCGCTCACCGATCTGGTCGGTGGGCGCGTGGACCTGATGTTCGATGCGCCCGCTTCATCCCTGGCCATCGTGCAGTCGGGCAAGGCCAAGGTACTCGCCCTCAGCCGCGTGGAGCGCTCGCCGCTCTACCCCCAGTTGCCGTCGACGCGCGAGTCGGGTGTGCCGTCGCTCAAGGATTGGAATATCTACGGATGGGTGGGACTTCTGGCGCCCGCCAAGACACCTCGGCCCATCGTCGAGCGCCTCAACAAGGAGCTCATGGACATCATGCATCTGCCGGAAGTCAGGAAGCAGGTCGCTGAGATGAAGCTGGAAGTGGTTCCGCCCAACTCGACGGCGCAGGCGAAAGAAATGCTGCTCGCGGACATGCGGCGTTGGCAGGAAATCGCCACCGCCGCAGGCATGGAAAAAGAGTGA
- a CDS encoding electron transfer flavoprotein subunit beta/FixA family protein, translating to MKILVPVKRVVDYNVKVRVKSDGTGVDIANVKMSMNPFDEIAVEEAVRLKEKGVVTEVIAVSCGVTQCQETLRTAMAIGADRGILVETTQELQPLAVAKLLNALIAKEQPGLIILGKQAIDDDSNQTGQMLAALADLPQATNASKVEVAGDKVSVTREVDGGLETLSLNIPAVITTDLRLNEPRYVTLPNIMKAKKKQLDTFKPEDLGVDVIPRLKTVKVSEPAKRGAGVKVPDVAALVDKLKNEAKVI from the coding sequence GTGAAGATTTTGGTTCCAGTGAAACGCGTGGTGGACTACAACGTGAAGGTCCGAGTCAAATCGGACGGCACGGGTGTGGACATTGCGAACGTGAAGATGTCGATGAACCCGTTTGACGAGATCGCCGTCGAAGAAGCCGTTCGCCTGAAGGAAAAGGGCGTGGTCACGGAAGTGATCGCGGTGTCCTGCGGCGTCACGCAGTGCCAGGAAACCCTGCGCACCGCGATGGCCATCGGCGCGGATCGCGGCATCTTGGTCGAGACAACGCAAGAGCTCCAACCTCTGGCCGTCGCCAAGCTGCTGAACGCGCTGATCGCCAAGGAACAGCCCGGTTTGATCATCCTCGGCAAGCAAGCCATCGACGACGACTCCAACCAGACCGGCCAGATGCTGGCTGCGCTGGCCGATCTGCCCCAAGCCACCAACGCCTCAAAGGTCGAAGTCGCTGGCGACAAGGTCTCGGTCACGCGTGAAGTGGACGGGGGTCTGGAAACTCTGAGCCTGAACATCCCTGCCGTCATCACCACCGACCTGCGTTTGAACGAGCCACGTTATGTGACTCTGCCGAACATCATGAAGGCCAAGAAGAAGCAGCTGGACACGTTCAAGCCTGAAGACCTGGGCGTTGATGTGATCCCGCGTCTGAAGACCGTGAAGGTCTCTGAGCCCGCCAAGCGTGGCGCTGGCGTGAAGGTGCCGGATGTGGCCGCGCTGGTCGACAAGCTCAAGAACGAAGCGAAGGTGATCTAA
- a CDS encoding electron transfer flavoprotein subunit alpha/FixB family protein gives MTSLVIAEHDNTSIKSATLNAVTAAKACDADVHVLVAGEGAAAAAQAAAQIAGVSKVILAEGASLKNGLAENVAAQVLAIASNYSHILFPATAAGKNVAPRVAAKLDVAQISDITKVVSADTFERPIYAGNAIATVQSVDGTKVITVRGTGFDAAPTTGGSATVETVAAVADSGKSAFVGREVTKNDRPELTAAKIIVSGGRALGSAEKFTEVMTPLADKLNAAIGASRAAVDAGYAPNDLQVGQTGKIVAPQLYIAAGISGAIQHLAGMKDSKVIVAINKDEEAPIFSVADYGLVADLFVAVPEMVASV, from the coding sequence ATGACCTCTCTCGTTATTGCAGAACACGACAACACTTCAATCAAGAGCGCCACGCTGAACGCCGTCACCGCAGCCAAGGCATGCGACGCAGACGTGCACGTTCTGGTGGCGGGTGAAGGCGCAGCCGCTGCTGCCCAAGCCGCAGCACAAATCGCTGGCGTTTCCAAGGTGATTCTGGCTGAAGGCGCAAGCCTGAAGAATGGCCTGGCCGAGAACGTTGCCGCTCAAGTTCTGGCCATCGCGTCGAACTACAGCCACATCTTGTTCCCCGCCACGGCCGCAGGCAAGAACGTCGCCCCGCGCGTTGCTGCCAAGCTGGACGTGGCACAGATCAGCGACATCACCAAGGTGGTTTCGGCTGACACCTTCGAGCGCCCGATCTACGCGGGTAACGCGATTGCCACCGTGCAGTCTGTTGACGGCACCAAGGTCATCACCGTGCGCGGTACGGGCTTTGATGCAGCGCCAACAACGGGTGGTTCCGCTACCGTTGAAACGGTTGCCGCAGTGGCCGATTCCGGCAAGAGCGCCTTCGTGGGCCGCGAAGTCACGAAGAACGATCGTCCCGAGCTGACCGCAGCCAAGATCATCGTCTCCGGTGGTCGCGCGCTGGGCTCGGCCGAGAAGTTCACCGAAGTGATGACGCCGCTGGCCGACAAGCTGAACGCAGCCATCGGCGCAAGCCGCGCAGCGGTGGACGCAGGCTACGCTCCGAACGATCTGCAAGTCGGCCAGACGGGCAAGATCGTTGCGCCTCAGCTGTACATCGCCGCCGGTATCTCCGGTGCGATCCAGCATCTGGCCGGCATGAAGGACTCCAAGGTGATCGTGGCGATCAACAAGGACGAAGAAGCGCCGATCTTCTCGGTGGCGGATTACGGCTTGGTGGCCGACCTGTTCGTGGCTGTGCCTGAAATGGTCGCTTCGGTGTGA
- a CDS encoding cysteine hydrolase family protein has protein sequence MSSIYLVLDMQNDLVHAGGPNGKSPLGEQVVARDVVNKTARAIAKARDAGVPVAFVRVGFSPDYRECPKGSAVFSGAPAAGIFKLGAWGTEIHPALGKREEDALITKHRVSPFYATDLEVLLRTLGVKRIYCSGVASQAVVQATVRDAHDRDFDVVVLEDCCAGPSAEEHRNSMQSIARFCRTESSEAMRFETLI, from the coding sequence ATGAGCTCCATTTATCTGGTACTGGACATGCAGAACGATCTGGTTCATGCGGGTGGGCCCAACGGCAAGTCGCCTCTGGGCGAACAGGTGGTCGCGCGCGATGTCGTCAACAAGACCGCGCGAGCCATTGCCAAGGCGCGCGATGCAGGCGTTCCGGTCGCCTTCGTGCGTGTCGGCTTTTCACCGGATTACCGTGAATGCCCCAAGGGCTCTGCCGTGTTTTCGGGCGCACCCGCAGCCGGCATCTTCAAACTGGGCGCATGGGGCACCGAGATTCATCCTGCGCTTGGAAAGCGCGAAGAAGATGCGCTGATCACCAAGCACCGCGTGAGCCCGTTCTATGCGACGGATCTGGAGGTGTTGCTGCGCACGTTGGGCGTCAAGCGCATCTATTGCTCAGGCGTCGCTTCGCAGGCGGTGGTGCAGGCCACCGTGCGCGATGCCCATGACCGCGACTTCGATGTCGTGGTTCTCGAAGACTGCTGCGCTGGGCCTTCGGCAGAAGAGCATCGCAACTCCATGCAGAGCATAGCGCGCTTCTGCAGAACGGAGTCATCCGAAGCGATGCGGTTTGAAACCCTGATCTGA
- a CDS encoding thiolase domain-containing protein — MTIKRKACIAGIFEHPTRKATDKSVAQLHAECAQGALADAGLSKDDVDAYFCAGDAPGFGVMAIADYMNLRPRHIDTTETGGSSYLIHVAHAAQAIALGKCNVALITLAGRPRSEGSSGTVVRGAFLNPNVPESPFELPYGIALVNGYAMAAMRHMHEFGTTCEQLAWVKVAASHHAQWNEHAMLRELVTVDDVLQSPMIADPLRRMDCCVVSDGGGALIVTRPEIARSLKKPVVNILGAGEAVKGQSGGDVDLTYTGARQSGAAAFEEAGVRPSDIRYASIYDSFTITVLMQLEDLGFCKKGEGGKFVADGNLISGIGRLPINTDGGGLCNNHPANRGGITKVIEAVRQLRGEAHPKVQVPDCHLALAHGTGGSIGTRHGSATLVLERV; from the coding sequence ATGACAATCAAACGAAAAGCCTGCATTGCAGGGATATTTGAGCATCCCACACGCAAGGCGACGGACAAGTCGGTGGCGCAACTGCACGCCGAATGCGCGCAGGGCGCGTTGGCCGACGCGGGGCTGAGCAAGGACGACGTCGATGCCTATTTCTGCGCGGGCGACGCGCCCGGATTCGGCGTGATGGCGATTGCGGATTACATGAATCTGCGTCCGCGTCACATCGACACGACGGAGACTGGCGGCTCGTCCTATCTCATCCACGTGGCGCATGCCGCGCAGGCCATCGCACTGGGCAAGTGCAACGTGGCGTTGATCACGCTCGCGGGCCGGCCGCGCTCCGAAGGCAGCTCGGGCACGGTGGTGCGTGGTGCTTTCCTCAATCCCAACGTACCGGAGTCCCCGTTCGAGCTGCCGTATGGCATTGCCTTGGTCAACGGCTATGCGATGGCGGCCATGCGGCACATGCACGAGTTCGGAACGACCTGCGAACAGCTGGCCTGGGTGAAGGTTGCCGCGTCGCATCACGCGCAGTGGAACGAGCACGCCATGCTGCGTGAGCTGGTCACTGTCGATGACGTGCTGCAGTCGCCGATGATTGCAGACCCATTGCGCCGCATGGATTGCTGTGTGGTTTCGGATGGCGGCGGTGCGTTGATTGTCACCAGGCCCGAGATCGCGCGCAGTCTCAAGAAGCCCGTCGTGAACATTCTGGGTGCCGGAGAGGCCGTCAAAGGCCAGAGCGGTGGTGATGTGGACCTCACCTATACCGGAGCGCGCCAATCGGGTGCGGCCGCGTTCGAGGAGGCTGGCGTGAGGCCGTCCGACATCCGGTATGCATCGATCTACGACAGCTTCACCATCACGGTGCTCATGCAACTGGAGGATCTCGGCTTCTGCAAGAAGGGCGAGGGCGGCAAGTTCGTCGCCGACGGAAATCTGATCTCCGGCATCGGCCGCCTTCCCATCAACACCGATGGCGGCGGGCTGTGCAATAACCATCCGGCCAATCGCGGTGGCATCACCAAGGTCATCGAGGCGGTGCGTCAGCTGCGCGGCGAGGCACATCCCAAAGTGCAGGTTCCCGACTGCCATCTCGCGTTGGCGCATGGCACGGGCGGCTCCATCGGAACGCGCCACGGCAGTGCCACGCTGGTGCTGGAGCGGGTGTGA
- a CDS encoding Zn-ribbon domain-containing OB-fold protein — translation MSKNFKDREINVEPAMNIGDEPYFAAAAEGRLLLKKCQDCGRHHHYPRGICPFCFSSAVQWTDAAGKGSIYSCTVVRKGGSEPFCLAYVELDEGPRMLTNIVDCDLDAVRIGQPVQVTFKKTVRGTSLPMFTPTDR, via the coding sequence ATGAGCAAGAATTTCAAGGACCGCGAAATCAACGTGGAGCCCGCGATGAACATCGGCGACGAGCCCTACTTTGCGGCCGCTGCCGAAGGCCGGTTGCTGCTGAAGAAGTGCCAAGACTGCGGTCGCCATCACCACTATCCGCGCGGCATCTGCCCGTTCTGCTTCAGCAGCGCGGTGCAATGGACCGATGCCGCTGGGAAGGGCTCCATCTACAGCTGCACCGTTGTGCGCAAGGGGGGTTCCGAGCCCTTCTGTCTCGCCTATGTCGAGCTGGACGAAGGCCCGCGGATGCTGACCAACATCGTCGACTGCGATCTGGATGCCGTGCGGATCGGGCAGCCCGTGCAGGTGACATTCAAGAAGACGGTGAGGGGAACCTCTCTGCCGATGTTCACGCCGACGGACCGCTGA
- a CDS encoding MmgE/PrpD family protein, whose product MKNTAMMSIARFASSFDASRLDERHYRQVSRALLDTCAAGMAGRPEPASLIAARYAAELGAGSGSRLWGDASAQPVDPEAAALCNGVAAHVLDYDDVTEPMRGHPSVALLPALLALGESVDASGQDLVCAYVVGFEVLCRLSRTMANAHYVKGWHSTSSLGTLAATVACGRLLHLNEDQIADAVGLAIAQSAGVRANFGSMAKSFQAGQCGAAAAVRAVRLARLGLTSSRGALDGAFGFMQLYAQGESLDGVFSDMQGGEELELELIRSGLEIKKYPMCYATHRAVDGLLELRAEHGFSLADIESIRVVASPGALVALIHTRPVTGLEGKFSMQYALTAAALDGAVSLASFTDSAVMRPEIQTALARVTTHDGEGPLSPRWSNVQIALKDGRMLERRVQTLRGSARIPLGDGELEAKVQDCFSWGGQSDAAASFIRAAGMLKDVSVKELLDAMV is encoded by the coding sequence ATGAAGAACACGGCAATGATGTCCATCGCGCGTTTTGCGAGTTCATTCGATGCCTCGCGGCTGGACGAACGACATTACCGACAGGTGTCGCGCGCTTTGCTCGACACCTGCGCTGCAGGGATGGCCGGGCGCCCGGAACCCGCCAGCCTGATCGCGGCAAGGTATGCCGCCGAACTGGGTGCGGGATCAGGCAGCCGGCTATGGGGCGACGCGTCTGCTCAACCCGTGGACCCGGAAGCCGCAGCGCTCTGCAACGGCGTCGCTGCCCATGTGCTCGACTACGACGACGTCACCGAGCCCATGCGCGGACATCCCAGCGTGGCGCTGCTTCCGGCGCTTCTGGCTCTGGGTGAATCGGTGGATGCCTCCGGCCAGGATCTGGTTTGTGCATATGTCGTCGGCTTCGAAGTGCTGTGCCGCCTCTCGCGCACGATGGCCAATGCGCACTACGTCAAAGGCTGGCACTCCACATCGTCGCTCGGCACCTTGGCGGCAACCGTGGCTTGTGGGCGATTGCTTCATCTGAACGAAGACCAGATCGCCGATGCAGTAGGTCTTGCCATCGCGCAGAGCGCAGGCGTGCGCGCCAATTTCGGCAGCATGGCCAAGTCGTTTCAGGCTGGGCAATGTGGAGCGGCGGCGGCGGTGCGCGCGGTCAGACTGGCGCGCCTTGGATTGACGTCGTCGAGAGGGGCACTCGATGGTGCCTTCGGTTTCATGCAGCTTTACGCCCAGGGAGAGTCTCTCGATGGGGTGTTCTCCGACATGCAAGGCGGCGAAGAGCTGGAGCTGGAACTGATCCGCAGCGGACTGGAGATCAAGAAATACCCGATGTGCTACGCCACGCACCGCGCGGTCGATGGCCTTCTGGAGCTGCGTGCCGAGCATGGGTTCTCGCTGGCGGACATCGAGAGCATCCGCGTGGTCGCAAGTCCCGGTGCGCTGGTGGCACTGATCCACACCCGGCCCGTGACGGGATTGGAAGGCAAGTTCAGCATGCAGTACGCCCTGACGGCCGCGGCGCTGGACGGTGCCGTGAGCCTGGCCAGCTTCACCGATTCTGCGGTGATGCGCCCGGAGATCCAGACCGCGCTTGCGCGCGTGACGACGCACGACGGAGAGGGCCCTCTTTCACCGCGATGGAGCAACGTGCAGATAGCGCTGAAAGATGGCCGGATGCTGGAGCGCCGCGTGCAGACGCTGCGCGGATCGGCCCGCATCCCGCTCGGCGATGGCGAGTTGGAAGCCAAGGTGCAGGACTGCTTTTCGTGGGGCGGTCAATCCGATGCGGCCGCGTCGTTCATACGGGCCGCAGGCATGCTGAAGGATGTGAGCGTCAAAGAACTGCTGGATGCGATGGTTTGA
- a CDS encoding YdeI family protein encodes MSAAKSTTPLDPAPTLFKSARAFEAWLKKHHASSDGLWLKIAKRGANEPSVTYPEAVEIALCWGWIDGQKKGLDDQHFLQRFTPRRARSIWSKVNVDKVAALIEAGRMQAPGHAQIEAAKADGRWARAYDGARTSTIPDDLLVALEANPKAKAFFATVNAANRYAVLWRIQTAVKHETRARRISQLVEMLSRGETIHLFKSGTPTKD; translated from the coding sequence ATGAGCGCTGCCAAATCCACCACCCCACTCGACCCGGCCCCGACCCTGTTCAAGAGCGCCAGGGCTTTCGAAGCCTGGCTCAAGAAACATCACGCCAGCTCCGACGGTCTCTGGCTCAAGATCGCCAAGCGCGGCGCGAATGAACCCAGCGTCACTTACCCGGAGGCCGTCGAGATCGCGCTGTGCTGGGGCTGGATCGATGGCCAGAAGAAGGGCCTCGACGACCAGCATTTTCTCCAGCGCTTCACGCCGCGACGCGCGCGCAGCATCTGGTCAAAAGTCAACGTCGACAAGGTCGCTGCGCTGATCGAAGCCGGTCGCATGCAGGCGCCGGGCCATGCGCAGATAGAAGCCGCCAAAGCTGACGGGCGATGGGCGCGGGCCTATGACGGCGCACGCACGTCCACGATCCCCGATGATTTGCTCGTCGCGCTCGAAGCCAATCCAAAGGCCAAGGCGTTCTTTGCCACGGTCAACGCAGCCAATCGCTACGCGGTGCTGTGGCGCATCCAGACGGCAGTGAAACACGAGACCCGCGCCAGACGCATTTCCCAGCTGGTGGAGATGCTTTCACGCGGCGAAACCATCCACCTATTCAAGTCCGGGACCCCAACCAAAGACTGA
- a CDS encoding tripartite tricarboxylate transporter substrate binding protein, with the protein MAAPLSTRPVTMVSPFVAGGTNDLLCRLLAENMGKSLGTTFVVDNRAGANGNIGTAFVAKQPPDGQTLLMGNSATHGTNPTLYPNQPFDALKDFAPVCMVAAVPVVLAVSTELGINSVADLIAYAKKNPGKLAFGSSGIGGSGHLCGEIFKTATKLDMVHVPYKGDVPAIQEVMGGQLALAFVGVGPATVGIKSGKVKALAVASSRRASTLPDVHTVEEAGYKGVEVTQWYGLFARSGSPKDMLDRMSAAAKEALAKEEVREKMLTQSIEPTYLPADELNVFYRNEIKRFREVIQRLNIKVT; encoded by the coding sequence ATGGCTGCCCCCCTGAGCACCCGGCCCGTCACCATGGTCTCGCCGTTCGTGGCCGGTGGCACCAACGATCTGCTGTGCCGCCTTCTGGCCGAGAATATGGGCAAGAGTCTCGGCACCACCTTCGTAGTGGACAACCGCGCCGGCGCCAACGGCAACATCGGCACGGCGTTCGTGGCCAAGCAACCGCCGGATGGCCAGACGCTGTTGATGGGCAATTCGGCAACGCATGGCACCAACCCGACGCTCTACCCCAACCAGCCCTTCGATGCACTGAAGGATTTCGCGCCCGTGTGCATGGTCGCTGCCGTGCCGGTCGTGCTGGCCGTCAGCACCGAGCTCGGAATCAACAGCGTCGCCGACCTGATCGCCTACGCAAAAAAGAACCCCGGCAAGCTGGCGTTCGGTAGCAGCGGCATCGGCGGATCGGGGCATCTGTGCGGAGAGATCTTCAAAACCGCAACGAAGCTGGACATGGTCCATGTGCCCTACAAGGGCGACGTCCCCGCCATTCAGGAAGTGATGGGAGGCCAGCTCGCTCTCGCCTTTGTGGGCGTAGGCCCCGCGACCGTAGGCATCAAGTCCGGCAAGGTCAAGGCGCTCGCGGTGGCGTCATCACGCCGCGCATCTACATTGCCTGACGTGCACACCGTGGAAGAAGCCGGATACAAGGGTGTCGAAGTCACGCAGTGGTACGGCCTGTTCGCGCGCAGCGGAAGCCCCAAGGACATGCTCGACCGCATGTCCGCAGCCGCCAAGGAGGCACTCGCCAAGGAGGAGGTCCGCGAGAAGATGCTCACCCAGAGCATCGAGCCCACCTATCTCCCTGCTGACGAACTGAACGTCTTCTACCGCAATGAGATCAAGCGCTTTCGGGAAGTGATTCAACGCCTGAACATCAAGGTGACCTGA
- a CDS encoding SDR family NAD(P)-dependent oxidoreductase codes for MDLGLLERVVIISGAGRGIGRVTALTFAQEGARVVVCDVDLEAAQQVVGEIEAAGGAGMASRCDVRDESQVQSVVNEAIARFGRVDVMVNNAGISKDVSLLKMTEEQWDWVMDVNVKGSFHFCRAVLPSMRENKWGRIINLSSRSMFGNPGQTNYTASKMAIIGFTRSLSLEQARHGITVNSVAPGFVETEGMKGLEIYPRLREMALAKNPVGFLGEPKDIAGMITFLASEQARYVTGTNVLVTGGRFSS; via the coding sequence ATGGACTTGGGTTTGTTGGAACGCGTAGTGATCATTTCCGGTGCTGGTCGCGGGATTGGTCGGGTCACGGCTCTCACGTTTGCGCAGGAAGGTGCGCGCGTGGTGGTCTGCGATGTGGATCTCGAAGCCGCCCAGCAGGTGGTGGGCGAGATCGAGGCGGCCGGTGGTGCGGGCATGGCATCGCGCTGCGATGTGCGTGATGAGTCGCAGGTCCAGTCGGTGGTGAACGAAGCGATTGCGCGATTCGGCCGGGTCGACGTGATGGTGAACAACGCCGGCATCTCCAAGGACGTGTCCCTGCTCAAGATGACCGAAGAGCAGTGGGATTGGGTGATGGACGTGAACGTGAAGGGCTCCTTCCACTTCTGCCGCGCGGTGCTGCCGTCGATGCGCGAGAACAAGTGGGGACGCATCATCAATCTGTCCTCGCGCTCGATGTTCGGCAACCCCGGCCAGACGAACTACACGGCCTCCAAGATGGCGATCATCGGCTTCACGCGCTCGCTGTCGCTCGAGCAAGCGCGCCATGGCATCACGGTGAATTCCGTCGCGCCGGGCTTCGTCGAGACCGAAGGCATGAAGGGGCTGGAGATCTATCCGCGCCTGCGTGAGATGGCATTGGCGAAGAATCCGGTCGGCTTTCTGGGCGAGCCCAAGGACATCGCCGGAATGATCACCTTCCTCGCGTCAGAGCAGGCACGCTACGTCACCGGCACCAATGTGCTTGTGACCGGTGGCCGTTTCTCATCCTGA
- a CDS encoding MaoC/PaaZ C-terminal domain-containing protein, protein MTTAIEDIESKVLYWDDLPVGASYLTPSRTITEADVGAFAGLTADFNSLHVDDVYARSTLFGQRVAHGLLVACVSVGLVTRSRVHQFMEKAQIAVLENKLQFPSPTFIGDTVTVRVEVLEQRETKKKERGILIVRRLTTKQTGEVVVDSTVAMLMHRKPE, encoded by the coding sequence ATGACCACGGCCATCGAAGACATTGAAAGCAAGGTCCTGTACTGGGACGATCTGCCGGTGGGGGCGAGCTATCTCACCCCGTCGCGCACCATCACGGAAGCAGACGTTGGCGCATTTGCGGGGCTGACCGCAGATTTCAACAGCCTGCATGTAGACGACGTCTATGCCAGGAGCACCCTATTCGGCCAGCGCGTGGCGCATGGGCTGCTGGTGGCCTGCGTCAGCGTGGGTCTGGTGACCCGCAGCCGCGTGCACCAGTTCATGGAGAAGGCGCAGATCGCGGTGCTGGAAAACAAGCTCCAGTTTCCCAGCCCGACCTTCATCGGCGACACCGTCACCGTGCGCGTCGAAGTGCTCGAGCAGCGCGAAACCAAGAAGAAGGAGCGCGGCATTCTGATCGTTCGCCGCCTCACCACCAAGCAGACGGGCGAAGTGGTCGTCGATTCGACGGTCGCCATGCTGATGCACAGAAAGCCCGAGTAA